From Streptomyces yatensis, one genomic window encodes:
- the lspA gene encoding signal peptidase II, giving the protein MTEAEQAIGTPDAGKAEEGAGTSAAGADEAVAGRGKRRVGVLLTVAALAYVIDLVSKLAVVAKLEHHAPVEVIGTWLQFEVIRNRGAAFGFGEAMTIVFTVIAVGVIVVIARLARKLHSLPWAVALGLLLGGAFGNLTDRIFRAPGDFQGAVVDFIAPSHFAVFNLADSAIVCGGFLIVILSFRGLDPDGTVHKD; this is encoded by the coding sequence GTGACAGAGGCGGAGCAGGCCATCGGTACGCCGGATGCGGGGAAGGCAGAGGAGGGTGCCGGGACCAGCGCTGCCGGAGCCGATGAGGCCGTGGCGGGCAGGGGGAAGCGGCGCGTCGGCGTGCTCCTTACGGTCGCGGCGCTGGCCTATGTGATCGACCTGGTCAGCAAGCTGGCCGTGGTCGCGAAGCTGGAGCACCACGCTCCGGTCGAGGTGATCGGCACCTGGCTGCAGTTCGAGGTGATCCGCAACCGGGGGGCGGCCTTCGGCTTCGGCGAGGCCATGACCATCGTCTTCACGGTGATCGCGGTCGGCGTCATCGTGGTGATCGCGCGGCTGGCCCGCAAGCTCCACAGCCTGCCCTGGGCCGTCGCGCTCGGCCTGCTGCTCGGCGGCGCCTTCGGCAATCTCACCGACCGGATCTTCCGGGCGCCCGGGGACTTCCAGGGGGCGGTCGTGGACTTCATCGCCCCCTCCCACTTCGCGGTCTTCAACCTCGCCGACTCGGCGATCGTCTGCGGCGGCTTCCTGATCGTGATCCTGTCCTTCCGCGGGCTGGACCCGGACGGCACGGTCCACAAGGACTGA
- a CDS encoding RluA family pseudouridine synthase, translating into MSTIPEIRTLPVPDGLEGERVDAAIARMFGFSRTKAAELAAAGKVQLDGSVAGKSDRVSGGAWLEVEMPQAAPPVRVVAEPVEGMEIVHDDEDIVVVSKPVGVAAHPSPGWTGPTVIGGLAAAGFRVSTSGAAERQGIVHRLDVGTSGLMVVAKSELAYSVLKQAFRERTVDKRYHALVQGHPDPLSGTIDAPIGRHPQHDYKWAVTADGKPSVTHYDLIEAFRAASLLDIKLETGRTHQIRVHMAAHRHPCVGDLTYGADPTLAKRLKLTRQWLHAMRLGFEHPAHGQWVEFESAYPDDLRGALDIVRAESA; encoded by the coding sequence GTGAGTACGATTCCCGAGATCCGCACCCTGCCCGTACCGGACGGTCTGGAGGGCGAGCGCGTCGACGCCGCGATCGCCCGCATGTTCGGCTTCTCCCGGACCAAGGCGGCCGAGCTGGCCGCCGCCGGAAAGGTGCAGCTCGACGGCAGCGTCGCCGGGAAGTCCGACCGGGTCTCCGGGGGTGCCTGGCTCGAGGTCGAGATGCCGCAGGCCGCGCCGCCGGTGCGGGTCGTCGCCGAGCCCGTCGAGGGCATGGAGATCGTGCACGACGACGAGGACATCGTGGTCGTCTCCAAGCCGGTCGGCGTCGCCGCCCACCCCAGCCCCGGCTGGACCGGCCCCACCGTGATCGGCGGTCTCGCGGCCGCCGGCTTTCGCGTCTCCACCTCGGGCGCCGCCGAGCGCCAGGGGATCGTGCACCGGCTGGACGTCGGCACCTCCGGGCTCATGGTCGTCGCCAAGTCCGAGCTGGCGTACTCCGTGCTCAAGCAGGCCTTCCGCGAGCGCACCGTGGACAAGCGCTACCACGCGCTGGTCCAGGGCCACCCGGACCCGCTGAGCGGCACCATCGACGCCCCGATCGGGCGCCATCCGCAGCACGACTACAAGTGGGCGGTGACGGCGGACGGCAAGCCGAGCGTCACCCACTACGACCTCATCGAGGCGTTCCGGGCCGCGAGCCTGCTGGACATCAAGCTGGAGACCGGCCGCACCCACCAGATCCGGGTGCATATGGCGGCCCACCGCCACCCCTGCGTCGGCGACCTCACCTACGGCGCGGACCCGACGCTCGCCAAGCGGCTGAAGCTGACCCGGCAGTGGCTGCACGCCATGCGGCTCGGCTTCGAGCACCCCGCGCACGGCCAGTGGGTCGAGTTCGAGAGCGCCTACCCGGACGATCTGCGCGGGGCGCTGGACATCGTGAGGGCCGAGAGCGCGTGA